A single region of the Fusarium fujikuroi IMI 58289 draft genome, chromosome FFUJ_chr05 genome encodes:
- a CDS encoding probable GTP-binding protein, with product MPRDPLIGLVGKPSAGKSSTLNSLTDASSKVGNFPFTTIDPQRAIGYLQIECACARYNVSDRCKPNYGACVEGRRSVPIELLDVAGLVPGAHEGRGLGNKFLDDLRHADALIHVVDASGTVDAEGKETRGYDPSVDIAWLRSEIVAWVLGNLMQRWGSIRRRHQAIKATATETLQAQFSGYGATSTIVNRALDRCGIKEPLEDWSNETVELVVNAFIDEKFPTVIALNKIDHPDADKNISKIAKQQDPNTIVLCSAISEIFLRKMAKQGYIKYIEGSEFIDTKEDLIEQGDPTGGGLKDLDEKNRNRIENLKDMVLYRFGSTGVVQVLSKAAEILGLVPVFPVRNTSTFSSGASDSKFVFRDCVLVKNGSTVGDVARKVMGDAPIAFVEGAGNIRVSEDDFVAVGKNDVLSFKVGRA from the exons ATGCCTCGCGATCCCCTCATCGGTCTCGTGGGAAAGCCCTCGGCTGGTAAGAGCTCTACGCTCAACAGCTTAACTGATGCTTCGTCTAAAGTTG GCAATTTCCC GTTCACCACAATTGATCCCCAGCGTGCAATCGGCTATCTTCAGATCGAGTGTGCTTGTGCCCGGTATAACGTATCAGATAGATGTAAACCCAATTATGGAGCTTGCGTCGAGGGCCGTCGTTCTGTACctattgagcttcttgacgtcGCCGGTCTCGTCCCCGGTGCTCACGAGGGCCGAGGCCTTGGAAACAAGTTTCTCGATGACTTACGACATGCTGATGCTCTGATTCATGTTGTCGATGCTTCGGGTACTGTCGATGCTGAAGGAAAGGAGACAAGAGGCTATGATCCTTCCGTGGACATTGCTTGGCTACGAAGCGAGATCGTAGCTTGGGTTCTCGGCAATCTCATGCAACGATGGGGATCTATCCGACGAAGGCACCAGGCTATCAAGGCAACTGCTACAGAAACACTGCAAGCGCAGTTCTCCGGTTACGGTGCGACATCGACCATTGTGAACCGTGCTCTTGATCGCTGCGGCATCAAGGAACCCCTAGAGGATTGGTCTAATGAGACCGTAGAGCTGGTCGTCAATGCCTTCATTGATGAAAAGTTTCCTACGGTCATCGCACTCAACAAAATCGATCACCCAGACGCTGATAAAAACATCTCCAAAATCGCCAAGCAGCAGGACCCTAATACCATTGTGTTATGTTCAGCCATCTCGGAAATTTTCTTGCGAAAGATGGCTAAACAGGGCTACATCAAGTATATCGAAGGCAGTGAATTTATTGACACCAAGGAGGATCTTATTGAGCAAGGCGACCCGACGGGCGGTGGCCTCAAAGACCTCGACGAGAAAAATCGTAATCGAATCGAGAATCTCAAGGACATGGTACTTTACCGCTTTGGATCTACCGGTGTCGTTCAAGTCCTTTCTAAGGCCGCTGAGATCCTTGGTCTCGTGCCCGTTTTCCCCGTCCGGAATACTTCTACCTTCAGTTCTGGTGCTTCGGACTCCAAGTTTGTTTTCCGCGATTGTGTTCTTGTTAAGAACGGCAGCACGGTCGGTGACGTGGCTCGCAAAGTGATGGGAGATGCACCTATCGCCTTTGTCGAGGGGGCTGGAAATATCCGAGTATCTGAAGACGATTTTGTCGCTGTGGGCAAGAATGAT GTTCTATCATTCAAGGTCGGCAGAGCTTAA